The Astatotilapia calliptera chromosome 19, fAstCal1.2, whole genome shotgun sequence DNA segment TGAAGGCAAAGGGGGATCCAAGCAAGGTGGACATAATATGAATTTAAGGGGTAATCTTATGTTAACAGGATGACAAATTTATGTATAACTAAACGTAACAGTCAAACAGATTTCCATCTTGTGGCCTAAGGCCTTGTCTGTTTTCCACCGTGTCCTCAACAGCCAACACTCTGATGACTACCAGGCTTTTCCGGAAACATTCCGGGCATTGTGTGTCCCTCCTGGATCTTCCTGGAAGTATTTTATTTGTCCCCCAAGACTCCCTGCTTGGGAAGCCAGCACCCAACAGAAGGATGCAGTACAAGGGTGGATGCGAGCTGTGGTGGGGTGCTCAGCTCTTCTCAAGTCTGGTCTCCGCCTGCAGAGAACTCATGACAGGTTCAGCGAAGTGCACAAATGCAGGTGTAAAGGTAGAACATGGACTCTATGGACGGAAACAAGAAATCGccctgaactctgtggagccgcAATCTGTGCTCCTGGAGTTCTGAGGTACATCTTAACATCAGTGTGGGACATTCAGTACTTCATCTGGGCTTTCTTCCATCCCTCATGTAAAGGTTAAACTAGTGTTGTGGAATTTTCATGTTAATAAAATCTGCAACAAGGTCAGCTGTGGTCAAGCTATTTTAATTACTGCATGAAGGCGAGACAACACATCAAATATCACAGTTCTGCAGAATCTTGACTAAAATACTCAAAACAGTTGGAAGTTCTATATCAATTTTTTAGGACTCTTCCATATTGTATAaatcacaggaaaaaaatgttctaaTGAATTTTTATTCAtccataaaagtaaaacactcAGCAAAGAAATGTAACATTAACCCTGTTgaacaaaggagtttttaaaacgAACCCTTCTGCATTTCTTGCTACATTCAAAttgtaaagctaaaaaaaataaaaataaaaatctgcagaCATTTAGAAAAATGTTGCGCTTCAGAAATAACTGTAGGGCTTGTTGAAAAGCAATAAATGAATAAGAAATAATTAGCTTACACAACCTGAAAGCTCAAATATTGCAATGATCAATTTGAAATCAAAAAATTAAGTCACCTGGACTCAAAACGTAACAATAATGCGTTTTTGCAGTAACACAGAAGCCGTTTCTGGTCCTGACATTTCATGTAATggtttcaaaacaaaaatattttgacCACTAGACAACTTTGATCCTGAGGTTTTTGTCCTCTTacccagtttagttttttctGTCAAGGACGCAAAGATCTccattattaaaataatgaacCTATTTTAGAGTCTTTTCAGCTCTTCAAACTATCTTTAATTTTTCATCCAGAAAGCAAAACTCAGATGACCCAACAGCTAAACGTTTGCCTCTGACAGATGTGTCAGACACACAGGCTGATCCCAGCACAACTCTGTTTAAGAAAGAATTTTTTAAGGAGTTTTCAACGTAAACTGCCTTCTCAAAACATGACTTGCTGCTACTGTTCTTCATGTGTTACATTACGTAAACAGTACTGTCAGATCTTACAGAACAAAACGGGCTACTTGAATCAGTCACTTTGGGAACTGGAATAAACTGACAGATCTGATTATTTAAGAGCTTCTTATGTCTTTAAAGACCATGCCTGAGCATGTAAGGCATCGTTTAACAATGCACATAACTAACGTATTTTGTTTGTGGATTGCACCATTTTACAAAACAGCCAGACATAACATGATGCAACTGCTACTCTGCTCTTCTgtttgttgcaaaaaaaaaaaaaaaaagtgtcacatTTCGGCCTATTTATTAGCTTTATGACCGAGAAGACCTTCAGTACTCCTGATCCATGGCTGCCTTCATATGCCTTCAGACAACGGGTCTTACCTCAGGTCTTCTTGACACTGCTCATTCTGGTGCAGTGCTTTTGGGAAGAAAAATAACTTAATTCCCACATTTCTGCCTCGCACCCGTTCAGTCTCCTTCCcacacacagtcacattcaCGCAGTGGGTTCCTTTGCCGCATCGTTGTTATGACCGTGATCCTGTTCTCAGACAGCTCCTGCAGCTCACTGATCAGCTCCTGCACAGATGGGCTCGGCCAAGGGTGCCCGTTGAGGTAATCTCGGAGGATGAACGAACGCTCCACGATCAGCTCCAGCCGCACCAGGTGTCGCAGCTTGTGGAGGCTCAGCAGGTCTTTCTCTGGTTCCCGGCGGAAAAATCTGCAGGAAACAGGACAGGACTCGTTAACGTACCTCAAGAGCAGGTTCACAATATCTTATAGGGTTGTAGTAAGGTCATTTTCTTGTTTGCTTGTTGAAACGTCTTTAAacagtaaatggactggtacttaaATAGCACCTTTCTTCTCCAGCTGAGAACTCAAAGCTCTCATTCACCCAATcgaacacacacatccatacaagTGCTTTTCTATGCCCAGGCGCCTTAATCCAACATCtcttacacacgcacacatcctGATTAAGGCATCAAAGCAACTCATGGTTCAGATTCTTGCCCAATGGAAATCTGACCACTGACTTTCGGATTGGTAGACAATCCACATCCTGAGCCACTGCCACCCTCATTTACTTATTAATAGGTCTATTGTAGGTCTTTGGGTCATGTGGACCTCATACCCTGTTAtacagatacaaaaaaaaaaaaaaaaaaaaaaaaaaaaggcctgcagctttaaaaaacaaaaaacaaaacaggaaacaattttttccaggaaaaaacaaacaaacttataGTTAATTTAAAATAGCTGATGCTAACTGAGCAGTTGTAGGGGGGGACTTCCCGATTGACACAAGAAACAACTTGCACAAATCAAACTGCCACATCCGATCACCACTGAACGGACTAAGATTTCATCATGTATGGATGCTTTAGTGCCCTGTATATTTTGAGGCAGGTTATATAGAAGAGAAGTGCACATTTAAACAATCAGCATTTCTTAAATGACTGATTAatgcttattttcatttttaattaacagTAGTTTGTGGAGACCTCTTCACTGGGATTTTATCCAAATCTTCCCTTACTTAGATCATTACATTTCTTGAAACATAATTTTATTACAGGGattagacatttaaaaaaaaacaaaaagaacaaactgTTCATTCACTGCAGAAAACTGTCCCCACAGATTAGTTCCCTGCAAAATCTTGAAATGACCAAATTTATCCAAATAATTTTGGGTAACCTGATGGGATAATCTGTTAGTTGAAAATGAATCTAAAATGTTTTATAACTGAATACTTGTTtttagccattcttaaggaaaaaCCTAATGTTCTCAAATGAGAAGACATTATGCTTTACTTTATGATAAATAATACAGTCTGATCAACATTCTCCTGCTTAGACTGCCAGGCAGAAAAACTAGGATGAACTAAGGCTCACCGTATCCTGAGTGTCTTGAGTTGAGGAAACAGCATAGGGATCCGTCTGCAGAGACTGCCACTGGAGCGGTTCTGTTCAATATCAAGGTGCTCCAGTCCTGGAACTTTAGGCGCAATAGAGTCCATGTCTTTCAGCGTTATGGCTACTCGCAGCGTCAGCCTGGTCACACTGGGTGGGATGGTAGTGGTATAGGTAGTGAGAGAATTCCCACCTACAAGGACAGAAAGCAGCACCAAGAGTTAAGGAGAAACTTGGATttcgggcgatcgtggctcgaGAGTTGGGAGTTCATCTTGTAGTTAggtcgagccccggctcggacagtctcggtcgttgtgtccttgggcaagacacttcaactaccgcctactggtgatggccagaagggccgatatggcagcctcgcttctatCAGTcggccccagggcagctgtggctacaactgtagctgcctccaccagtgtgtgaatgtgagtgaatgaatgaatagtggaattgtaaagtgctttgagggtctcgaaaagtgctatataaatgcaatccattattattattattatttcccccGCCTGAGGCTCAGTTCTGCTTTGAAAACCAGGAATTAAGATGCACTGACATTGCCAAATAAACTGCATATAACGATGCAGAAAGATGCTTTTTAAACCTGCGCAAAAAATATTAGTTGCCTAACAATTATGCAGTTGTCCCAGACCAACTAAAAGAAACCCACACAAACTGCAGAACAGCAGAGTTACTCACCGATGATAGTGAGAGATTTTAAGTGTTGCAGAGGACTCAGCCAGGCCTGCAGGCGACACTCAACGCCCTCTCTGATGTACCTGTACCTGACGGCCAGCGACTCAAGAGAGGTGAGACTTCTCAGCGCATTCTCTGACAGGGTGGTTTCTGGGTAATCCACCAGTTCCAGAGTGGTCAGCACAGGGCCACCGTAGCAGAACACTGCAGGACCAAAAAGTATGTTTATTTCTATATCCTAGCACAGGGGcgtccaactccagtcctcgagagctactgtcctgcagcttttagatgcatccctactccaacacaggtGAATTAAATGAttggattacctcttcagcatgccatcaagtttggTAAAGGCCtggtaacaagccattcatttgattcaggtgtgtcagaacaaggatgcatctaaaagctgcaggacagtggcTCTCAAGGACTGGAGGTGGACACAACGGACTTtgaccacagtgctgcacagcaAATAAAACCATCTGCAGTTGTAATAGTATAAAACGTTGGGTAAAAGTTGCAGCAATTAAGTAAGAAACAGAACACTGCAGTATGCAGTAAGGGAAACTTGTCTTTAGTCACTATTTGTACATGACCTAATCTGCAGCTTGGCAGCagaagtatttttcttttgtttaatcaGCCCTTTCAGGATATGTTAGTTTGTTGATATAGTGGCACAGCCATCTCATTATGCTGGATACTTTGTAAtaaaagcatttacacaaactaatctgtttggttttgttcttCTCCTGGTTCTTACCATTGTTGCTGCGCTCGTCCCTCTGGCCCTCGTTTGGAGACAACGCACACTGCTTAAGCTGATGCAGTGGACAATGAGGCCCACTGTGTCAAATGCAGCACCGAGATACAGTAATACTAGTACAGCAGATTGGCCATATGTATCAAAACTGCAGTATCAAAACAAATTTCTCCAACACACTAAATTAAGTCTAAAATTTGGATTTTGAGtcattttcctttccactgccATGTTTAAAACAAGCTGTCCCTGTCACTAAACAAATATTTGAAATTGTCATTTGAGGTAAAGTGAACTGACCAGCAGTAGTTCGTGTGATTAGGCAAGATCGCGGATTGCATTCAAGGTTTGTCTATGTGTAAGAGTGCAGGAGCAAAGCACACGTCTACAAAAAGTTGTTTCAACCTAGACAAATTCCCAGGAAAAACTCAGGGCTATGTGGCAACTTCAGCGTCGTCTGTACTGGGATTTGTAATGCTGTAACATAATGTACACTTACAAATAATAGTCATAAACATTATCCTAAACACACTGCATTGGTGTTACTGGTGTTGCAAGTTTGCAAATAGGgcatttttatgtaatttaCAAGCTAGAGCATATCTATGTGCAATATTAGAATATTTAAGGTTTGTTAATAGTGACCTCCTGAGCCAACGTGCGTTAGGTCTCTTGATGGATGTGAAGGACAGCATAGAAAATCTTGAGGACAATGGCACAGTTCTTGGCTTACCAGCTCTAAAGCCTGGTTTTGATGCTTTGATAGCCTATACCACAGCAGTTTCCCGTTGGATGAGTGACGAGACTCACCTGGTTGGTCCGGGTCCGCTGGGTTGAAATAATCATCTGGCAGGGGCTCCGGCGGCTCCCCTTTCATCCCCCAGGATAGGTGTTTGAGCTTGGTCAGGTTCAGAAGCAGGTTGTGGAAAACACTGCAGGGCACCGGCCTGACCGTGTCCAGCCCGTAGCCCTCTCCCTGCTGGTGGAAGAGCAAGTACCGCAGGTTGACCAGGTGCGACACGCTGTTGACGAACTGCACCGTGTTGGGCAGACGGACGTTGCACACGCTTAACTGAGTCAGCCGCCTCCCCAGCTGGACTGCCAGATTGTGCCCCAGAACCGGCTCGTCCCAGATAGCGTTTCGCACCCCGACACCCCTCAGGTCGGGGAACCTGGAAAGGGCGTCCAAGTATTTCTCCTTATACTGCCGTCCTCCGTCCACAAACACAATGGTGGAGAGTGACGGGAGGAACTTCACGAGGCGTCGCCACTCTTTGCGCCCCAAATGCCGCACCGTTACTCGGGTGAGACTGCGGTAGTTTAAAGTGTCCCAGAAGCCGTACGTATAACGTCGGAGGTCGGACAGCACTACCGTGTAGTCTCTCCACAGAGACGGGTGGTCGACGAGATTCTTTAGGTGCTTGCAGCAGAAGCGGACAGTGTGTTTTTCCTCCGTGTTCAGGTAGCTGAGAACATAGACCCAAACTTCTGGTGGCAAAAGCTGTATCTGTTCCATAGTTAATGttactacccgatccgtaccggaaacccgatcggtaccccgcatgcgcgaaaggtttctacttccggtcgtagcgttttacgatagttctgggtcagagtatctgttaagatgttaagaataacaagtatatcttaaaatgtttgcaataatgaagcatttcagtacaatgtagacaaaaacgaaaaataaaaagatagttacggatcaggactccccgatccttactgcgcatgtgcagatgttttcttcttcttctgttcgtttaatggcagtgtactccccagtgtacgaggataccgccacctgctgaccgagcgaataaaccctattataaactgaattagcgtcattacaaacgtgtgttaaatttgatttagcgatagtcgagtgtgtttatgcttgtctgtgaggagaggattgttggaatagtgatgatgatgtgcgctatcactgtcaattgtcagtaaacacttcatctggctgatgaatctacacgtgagatattacaaagtctgcattattaactctgtaattaggcgccattcttcttattttacggcgctgttgctcaatcgggggacgctctgttgaggagaaaagcatgaatttctttgtatacggattatccattgtttaaatgtcccgggcagtcgaagaggaggcagagctgttgagaaatgctaggagctaactgggcgctaaccgtatctttttttttttttttttttaaatactttaattaaatttatgCACATATTACAATCTCTCGTTGGGAGACAACATTTGTGCAACAACATCTTGAAAAGGTTGAATAAGAAATCaaacgaaaaaaaaaccccacatatatacatatacataaatatatgaaGGCCATTTTTATGACATATAACAGTTTCCTTTCTGCGAACACTTTAACATACATGTGGCTTACTTAGTACACCAAAAACACAATCATTAAAAGGATAGAGATTGAGTCCCATTGTCGCATATCAAAGCAGCCTCTTTACATGAATCCCTCAGTAATTCTAAAGAtgacaaaaaagattttaattcaattttcaataCAGTTAGGGAAGGTCTTTTACTTTGCCATTTGCATTTGTGTATGTGGTATTTGCCCATAATTATCACCACCTTGTGTAGCTTAGATGGATCACCATTATTATATAAAACTTGTGTTAGAGTCAGTGGGGTCATCCCATCTATTCTTATACTCAACCAGTCTACTAGATCTTGCCAAAAGTCAGTTGTTACTGAGCAGGATAAAAACAAATGATCAATACTTTCCGCATTTTGTGAACAAAATCCACATGGCTCTACCTCAAacccaaacctttttttaagcatttcagCTGCTGGGTAATAtccattaattattttaaattgcatttcttTGACTTTGGGGGGGATAGGCCATTTTAAAAAGTGCGTATATTTGTTCGTTATTTTAACATTACTCCCTTTTAGTTTTGTGTTACTGTTAAAGTcgtgaaataatttgtttttaaatatcttgttcatggttttattattacagtttttatcCGTCAAAAGAATCTGGTTTAGATGTAAAGAAGGTAGACTAATTTGTGCCTTAGAGTAATACAAATAACCTTGAATCAAACTCAACAGAGGTAAGGGGATTGCCTTACAAACCTTGTCATATTctctaagggaacactgaatgttAAACTTAGCATTAAAAACACCCACTGAGAGAAACTGACCCCTTTCATCAAGTAAGTCTGTTATAAAGattatgtttttttcaaacCACTCTTTAATAAACAATGACTTCTTATTAATTGTAATTGTTCTGTTATTCCACAAGGTGGAGCAATGTGGTGAAAAGTTATGGGCAAACACCATCTTCCAATAAGACAAGACCTGCTTATGATATTCTGACAGTTTCACAGGCAACTTCAATATATCAAAATCACATTTCAGGAGAAAATCCAACCCTCCCacctttttgaaaatattttttgggatATGGAACCATATGGAGTCAGGTTTCAAGAGGAAGGCTTTtatccagtttattttaaatactcCAACCATTGATTGAAAATCAATTGACTTTATACCACCTTTAGCGTAACCTTTGACAAGTTGtgattttttaatgtaatgtgttttattgCGCCAAATGAATTGATAGATTATAGAGTTAatctttttaatgcttttcGGGGTAATGTATAGTGAGTATGCTGGATAAACCATCTTTGAGACGCCCTCTGATTTGGATAATAGATTGCGTCCAAAAATTGTAATATCTCTCGTCAACCAATGATTTAGTGTTTTGGACATGCCATCAATTTTGTCTTTTAGGTTTTTTGATTCTCTAGTGTTGATGTCTTTGTCTAAATAGATGCCTAGATACTTAACTTCATTTTTCACTGGAATCGTCCTCATGCTATTTTCCAAACAATCATAAAGTGGCAAAAGTTCACACTTCTTTAGGTTCAGACACAAGCCTGAAGCTTTAGAAAAAATTGAAATGACATTCAATGCTTTCTCGAGTATtgatttatcctttaaaaatattactgtgtcatctgcaaactgacttattttcagttcaatatcaaaaatgtttattcCTTCGATGTCTGAATGGTTCACAATGAGGTAAGCCATTAATTGAGTgcaaagaataaataattttggagaAATTGGGCAACCCTGTCGAATTCCACAGAATATGTCTATCCTAGATGTTATGCCTGGATTGAGCGAAACATAACTATAAATTTGCTTGTAGAACAGTTTGATCATTTTGCAAAATTTGTTTCCAAATCCAAAAAGTTCTAAAgatctaaataaaaaaattatggtCTATTGAatcaaatgctttaaaaaagtcAATAAATAGTATTAAACTTTCTGAATTAATAAAGGATCGATAGTCAATCATATCTAATATTAATCTTATGTTATTATGAATCTGCCTTCCTTTAATAAACGCTGATTGGCACTCATCAATC contains these protein-coding regions:
- the LOC113012303 gene encoding uncharacterized protein LOC113012303; translation: MEQIQLLPPEVWVYVLSYLNTEEKHTVRFCCKHLKNLVDHPSLWRDYTVVLSDLRRYTYGFWDTLNYRSLTRVTVRHLGRKEWRRLVKFLPSLSTIVFVDGGRQYKEKYLDALSRFPDLRGVGVRNAIWDEPVLGHNLAVQLGRRLTQLSVCNVRLPNTVQFVNSVSHLVNLRYLLFHQQGEGYGLDTVRPVPCSVFHNLLLNLTKLKHLSWGMKGEPPEPLPDDYFNPADPDQPVFCYGGPVLTTLELVDYPETTLSENALRSLTSLESLAVRYRYIREGVECRLQAWLSPLQHLKSLTIIGGNSLTTYTTTIPPSVTRLTLRVAITLKDMDSIAPKVPGLEHLDIEQNRSSGSLCRRIPMLFPQLKTLRIRFFRREPEKDLLSLHKLRHLVRLELIVERSFILRDYLNGHPWPSPSVQELISELQELSENRITVITTMRQRNPLRECDCVWEGD